The Kordia sp. SMS9 DNA window AAGTAAAAAGTGACGAACGCGCTACGGATGATGAAGATATTCAGGCGTTTAAAAGTTTTTATTACATCGTTATTGCCAATTTTGAACAATCGCCACAAGGGAAATTATACAAAACCGCCAATTTGATTTCGCCACAAATTTCGGTGTATCCCGATAGTTATCGTTTTTTCAAAATTTTAATCACGCATGGCGAACAACAGGAAAAGCAGTTAGTATTGTTTGCTTCTAATGAGAAGATTTATGTGAAGAAGTAGAGAGGGAGTCGGATTGTATAGTTCAGAATTTTCATTCTCTTAGTTAATGATTTTCACTGCTATTATTTTCTTTGTAGTCTCCAAATGACGCTATGTCAATTATTTCAAGAAAACTATTCGCATTATTAATTGCACGTTCATAAACATCAAGAGTCATCAATTTATTATGATATATATGAAACATTTTTTCTTTTTTTAATAGGATTTCCTTTTTCAACTCTTCAAGCTTGTAGACTTTTCCAGTAGGGACAATGGCAAGTTCTACATTATACTTTGGAGCCGAAAGAAATGATAGCAAACTATTAACTTTTTCCTTTTTGATAATTTTCACCTTCAAAAGCTTGCCATCAGCATCAATGTATTTCCATTTGGGGATTTTTTTGATGTATTTTTCTTTGAATGTGAATTTCGATTCCCAAGTCAAATCTGAAAAAAACACTCTTTCACTTTCAAAGAGGAATTCGGTCATATCCATGATGGGGAATTTGATTTCGTTGAGCATTTTCGGTTTTTTAATGATGATTCAAGTGCTTCTCGTCAGAAGAATTATTCTTAAAATGAATGGTTTGCAATGCTCTTGGCGCAATTTCTATGTTGTGAGTTTCGTTTTGTAAAGTGAATTCGATACCTACAGGCTTCTCGGTTTTATTAAAAACAACAACAGCGATAGATTTGTCAGGATTCTTAGCCGCAGTATACACAATACCTTCCGCTTTTTTACCTTCAATAGCAATTCTGCGCGCTCCAGGTCGTATAAATTTGCTAAAATGGCTGAGTAAATAGTAGAGCGGCGTATATATGACTTCGTCCGTTATCGGATTGATCAAGACTGGTGCACTATTAAAATTATCATACGGATTGGGTTGTCCTTTGTTGCTGAGAATCATACACCATTCCACATAGCCTTGCGTACCGTGATTGAGATCGGTGATGATATCGTAAATGTATGTGTCAAAAGGCACAAAAGTACCTGCGTAATCTGTACTTTCTCTCCAATATTGCCCTACAGGATCGTTCGCGTCAATATCAATGCTAGATTCTGTATGAATCATTCCTTTTCCTTGCCAATTTGTTCTTAGGCTATCTAATGCTTCTGCATGATAGTTATTCTTTTCAAGTTCTGAGCTCGCGTACCAATGAAAAGCTGTTCCCCAAGCATATTTAGCTGCTTCTGGATCATTGTAGGTAGCGTTTACATAATTATTCATTGTAGATTTATTGTGGTCATATATCAACACGCGTACACCAGAATTTAAATTATCAAGAGTAAGATGTCCGTCTTTGACAAGTTGCGGACCAAAATGATTTTTTAAAAAATCGCGTCCTTGTTCTGGAGAGAATCCATTGCTATCCCAACGTGCATCGTGTGCATGTAATGGTTCGTTCTGAGGTGTTATTCCCCAAATATTGATGCCTTTTTCAGCGTAAGCACTTATATATTTTGAAAGATAGGTAGCCCAAACACCATAAAATTCTGGTTTTAAAGAACCGTTTGTCATTTCAGCAGTTTCTCCTTGTTTCATCCAAGAAGGCGGACTCCAAGGAGAAGCAATAATTTTAAAGTCTGCATTTTTAATATTAGAAGCTTCCAATATCATTGGAATCATATCATAACTAGGCGTTACCAATTCAATACCTTTTACTTGATCATTTTCGTTACCTGAAAATCCTTTGATGTCTTCATTGATCGTAAATGTAGAAAGGTCTGTATCATTCTCTTCAACATAACTGTAATGATTATTAGCGTAGTCACTACTGTTGATGTGTGTTCGCGTAAGTGAAAATCCAGCACCTTTTGTGGGACTGAAAAGTTTTGTTAGGACTTCTTTGCGAAGTGTTTCTGGAATGGTTGCCAAATTCCACGCGGACGATTCTGTGAAAGAAGCTCCAAAACCAATATATTCTTGAAATTTTTGATTCGGTTTTATAAGCAAACTAATTTTTTCACCATTGTCAGTGGATGATTGCATAGCGTTTTGTGGAATTAATTTAAGATTATCGCCAGACGCCGAGGTTTGATAAACTTCTACAGATGAGAATTCACTTTTTTTAGAAGTACAGGCTGTAATTAAAATAGCTGCAATGAGTGTTTTTAAAAATGTTGTATTCGGTTTTGTGAGTTTCACTATTGATGGTGTATTCAGGACATTCACTACATTGCGTTTTAAATTAAACAAAAGACTACTCAATTTCTGTGATGCTAAAATCAGCAAATAGCACTTCTTCGTCTCTTAGGTCTTGGGCATTCAGCAAACTTCGATAAATTCCCCATTTTGGTCTTACAAAAGAAGCTTCTGGTCTCCAGTTTACAATAGATGAGTTTGCATAAGAAAACAGAACACTCCCGTCACTAACTTTTT harbors:
- a CDS encoding glycoside hydrolase family 30 beta sandwich domain-containing protein produces the protein MKLTKPNTTFLKTLIAAILITACTSKKSEFSSVEVYQTSASGDNLKLIPQNAMQSSTDNGEKISLLIKPNQKFQEYIGFGASFTESSAWNLATIPETLRKEVLTKLFSPTKGAGFSLTRTHINSSDYANNHYSYVEENDTDLSTFTINEDIKGFSGNENDQVKGIELVTPSYDMIPMILEASNIKNADFKIIASPWSPPSWMKQGETAEMTNGSLKPEFYGVWATYLSKYISAYAEKGINIWGITPQNEPLHAHDARWDSNGFSPEQGRDFLKNHFGPQLVKDGHLTLDNLNSGVRVLIYDHNKSTMNNYVNATYNDPEAAKYAWGTAFHWYASSELEKNNYHAEALDSLRTNWQGKGMIHTESSIDIDANDPVGQYWRESTDYAGTFVPFDTYIYDIITDLNHGTQGYVEWCMILSNKGQPNPYDNFNSAPVLINPITDEVIYTPLYYLLSHFSKFIRPGARRIAIEGKKAEGIVYTAAKNPDKSIAVVVFNKTEKPVGIEFTLQNETHNIEIAPRALQTIHFKNNSSDEKHLNHH